From a single Bacillus gobiensis genomic region:
- the ylqF gene encoding ribosome biogenesis GTPase YlqF encodes MTIQWYPGHMAKAKREVTEKLKLIDIVYELVDARIPLASRNPMIDEIVKNKPRIVLLNKADKAEPRVTAGWIDYFQSKGIPAISINSVNGTGLNRIVPASKELLKDKIEKMAAKGVRPRAIRALIIGIPNVGKSTLINKLAKKSIAKTGDRPGVTTSQQWIKVGKELELLDTPGILWPKFEDKQVGLKLAATGAIKDAIINLQDVAVFVLRFFEEKNPERLMERYNLDSLPEDIVQLFDEIGKNRGCLMAGGAINYDKTTEVIIRDLRTDKFGPISFEDPFD; translated from the coding sequence ATGACCATACAATGGTATCCAGGCCATATGGCCAAAGCAAAAAGAGAAGTCACTGAAAAATTAAAGCTGATTGATATCGTATACGAACTCGTAGATGCAAGAATCCCTTTGGCATCCAGAAACCCGATGATCGATGAAATCGTGAAAAATAAACCGAGAATCGTTTTGTTAAACAAAGCTGACAAGGCTGAGCCTCGTGTGACAGCCGGATGGATTGATTATTTTCAATCCAAAGGTATTCCTGCTATTTCGATTAACTCAGTAAATGGAACTGGATTAAACAGGATTGTGCCGGCTTCTAAAGAGCTGCTAAAGGACAAAATAGAGAAAATGGCAGCTAAAGGAGTGAGACCGCGTGCGATCAGGGCATTAATCATAGGAATTCCTAACGTAGGGAAATCGACTTTAATTAACAAACTTGCTAAAAAATCAATCGCAAAAACAGGAGACAGACCGGGTGTCACGACCTCCCAGCAATGGATAAAGGTTGGAAAGGAGCTTGAGCTTCTTGATACGCCGGGAATTTTATGGCCGAAGTTTGAGGACAAGCAGGTCGGATTAAAATTGGCCGCAACTGGAGCTATAAAAGATGCGATCATTAACCTTCAGGACGTTGCGGTGTTTGTGCTGCGGTTTTTTGAGGAAAAAAACCCCGAACGGCTAATGGAAAGGTACAACTTGGACAGTTTGCCTGAAGATATAGTACAGCTATTTGATGAAATTGGGAAAAACAGGGGCTGTCTCATGGCCGGAGGCGCCATCAACTATGATAAAACAACTGAAGTGATTATTAGAGATTTGCGGACGGATAAGTTTGGCCCGATTTCTTTTGAAGACCCATTTGATTGA
- a CDS encoding ribonuclease HII produces MKKSVREIKEELDSIQEASHPSIELFAADERISVRELVRKWKKNKLQDELLQKQWNEMNNYETSAKKSGYQKIAGVDEAGRGPLAGPVVAAAVILHPENRFLGLTDSKKLSQKKREYFYDLLKNEALDIGLGIVEAETIDKINIYEASKTAMKEALANLKQKPDFMLIDALSLEVNVPQESIIKGDSKSVSIAAASCIAKVTRDQIMMDYARKYPQYGFEKHKGYGTKEHLEAIAAYGALPIHRRSFAPVRNRG; encoded by the coding sequence TTGAAAAAAAGTGTCAGAGAGATAAAGGAAGAATTAGACAGCATTCAGGAAGCAAGCCATCCGTCCATTGAATTGTTTGCTGCCGATGAAAGGATAAGCGTGAGAGAGCTTGTCCGCAAATGGAAGAAAAACAAGCTGCAAGATGAGCTTTTGCAAAAGCAATGGAACGAGATGAACAATTATGAAACAAGTGCCAAAAAGTCCGGATATCAGAAGATTGCCGGCGTAGATGAAGCAGGGCGCGGTCCCCTGGCAGGACCGGTAGTGGCCGCTGCAGTTATATTGCATCCTGAAAACAGGTTTTTAGGACTGACAGATTCGAAAAAACTCTCTCAAAAGAAACGAGAGTATTTTTATGATTTGCTAAAAAATGAAGCGTTGGACATTGGACTCGGCATTGTTGAGGCTGAAACCATAGATAAAATCAATATTTATGAAGCCTCGAAAACAGCGATGAAAGAGGCCCTGGCCAATCTGAAGCAGAAACCGGATTTTATGCTGATAGATGCACTTTCTTTGGAGGTAAACGTTCCACAGGAATCAATTATTAAAGGAGATTCAAAAAGCGTATCGATTGCAGCTGCTTCATGCATTGCAAAAGTAACAAGAGATCAAATCATGATGGATTATGCAAGGAAATATCCGCAGTACGGCTTTGAAAAACATAAGGGGTATGGAACAAAGGAGCATTTAGAGGCCATTGCCGCCTACGGTGCGCTTCCAATCCACCGACGCAGCTTTGCTCCTGTCAGAAATAGGGGATAG
- the sucC gene encoding ADP-forming succinate--CoA ligase subunit beta, whose product MNIHEYQGKKVLRNYGVAVPNGAVAFSEDEAVQAAESLTSNVFVVKAQIHAGGRGKAGGVKIAKSKEEVREYAKELLGKTLITHQTGPEGQLIKRLLIEEGCDIKKEYYVGLVLDRATSRVVLMASEEGGTEIEEVAEKTPEKIMKITIDPAIGLQAHQARKIAFSINIPKELVGKAVKFMMALYQAFIEKDCSIAEINPLVVTGDGNVIALDAKLNFDSNSLYRQKDIVEFRDLDEEDPKEIEASKHDLSYISLDGNIGCMVNGAGLAMATMDIIKYYGGDPANFLDVGGGATAEKVSEAFKIILSDKNVKGIFVNIFGGIMKCDVIAEGIIEATMQAGLTLPLVVRLEGTNVELGKRLLDESGLNITSAESMADGAQKIVSLVK is encoded by the coding sequence ATGAATATCCATGAGTATCAAGGGAAAAAAGTCCTCAGAAATTATGGGGTAGCCGTGCCTAATGGGGCAGTAGCATTTTCAGAGGATGAAGCGGTTCAAGCAGCTGAAAGCTTGACCAGCAATGTATTTGTTGTAAAAGCACAGATTCATGCAGGCGGCAGAGGAAAAGCCGGAGGGGTAAAGATTGCAAAATCGAAAGAAGAAGTCCGGGAATATGCAAAAGAACTTCTCGGCAAAACGTTGATCACGCATCAAACGGGTCCGGAGGGACAATTAATAAAACGCTTACTTATTGAAGAGGGCTGCGACATCAAGAAGGAATATTACGTTGGTCTTGTACTTGACCGGGCCACATCAAGAGTCGTGCTCATGGCTTCTGAAGAAGGCGGTACCGAAATTGAAGAAGTCGCAGAAAAAACTCCGGAAAAGATTATGAAAATTACGATTGATCCGGCCATCGGCTTGCAGGCACACCAGGCAAGAAAAATTGCGTTTTCTATTAATATTCCAAAAGAACTCGTCGGAAAAGCTGTAAAATTTATGATGGCACTCTATCAAGCTTTTATTGAAAAAGATTGTTCGATTGCTGAAATCAATCCGCTTGTTGTAACTGGTGACGGCAATGTCATCGCACTTGACGCCAAGCTTAATTTTGATAGCAATTCGCTGTACAGGCAAAAGGATATCGTCGAGTTCAGAGATCTCGACGAGGAGGATCCGAAGGAAATCGAAGCATCAAAGCACGACTTAAGCTACATCTCTTTGGATGGCAATATCGGCTGTATGGTGAATGGAGCGGGTCTAGCCATGGCGACGATGGATATTATTAAATACTATGGCGGGGATCCTGCGAACTTCCTTGACGTTGGAGGCGGCGCTACAGCTGAAAAAGTATCTGAAGCATTTAAAATTATATTATCAGACAAAAATGTAAAGGGGATCTTTGTCAATATTTTCGGGGGAATTATGAAATGTGACGTCATTGCAGAAGGCATAATCGAGGCGACGATGCAAGCAGGCTTAACGCTTCCGCTTGTTGTACGTTTGGAAGGAACGAATGTTGAATTAGGCAAAAGATTATTAGATGAATCGGGTCTAAACATTACATCGGCTGAATCGATGGCAGACGGTGCGCAAAAAATCGTTTCGTTGGTCAAGTAA
- the trmD gene encoding tRNA (guanosine(37)-N1)-methyltransferase TrmD — MKIDFLTLFPEMFDGVLQSSILKKAQEKEAVQFQVVNFRDFSANKHLTVDDYPYGGGAGMVLKAQPVFDAVKHLTAPLSKPPRIVLLCPQGERFTQQKAEELANEEHLMFICGHYEGYDERIRTHLVTDELSIGDFVLTGGELPAMVMADSVVRLLPGVLGKEESHIQDSFSTGLLEHPHYTRPSDYEGLKVPDVLLSGDHAKIEEWRRKESLRRTYTRRPDLLDSYSLSEQEKRWVDEWKNS, encoded by the coding sequence ATGAAAATTGATTTTTTAACGTTGTTTCCTGAAATGTTTGACGGCGTGCTTCAATCCTCGATCCTTAAGAAAGCCCAAGAAAAAGAGGCGGTTCAGTTTCAGGTCGTTAATTTCAGGGACTTTTCAGCGAATAAGCATCTAACCGTCGATGATTATCCGTATGGAGGAGGGGCCGGAATGGTATTGAAGGCACAGCCGGTCTTCGATGCAGTAAAGCATCTCACAGCACCCTTATCAAAGCCTCCGCGGATCGTTTTGCTCTGTCCCCAGGGCGAGAGGTTCACTCAGCAAAAAGCGGAGGAATTGGCAAATGAAGAGCATCTAATGTTTATTTGCGGCCATTACGAGGGGTACGACGAACGAATCCGAACCCATCTTGTCACAGATGAACTGTCAATCGGAGATTTTGTCCTAACCGGAGGAGAGCTGCCTGCAATGGTAATGGCGGATAGTGTGGTGCGACTTTTGCCCGGAGTGCTTGGCAAGGAAGAATCGCATATTCAGGATTCATTTAGCACGGGCCTTTTGGAGCACCCTCACTATACGAGACCATCAGATTATGAAGGTTTAAAGGTTCCCGATGTTCTGCTTTCCGGAGATCATGCAAAAATAGAAGAATGGAGAAGGAAAGAGTCGCTGCGCAGAACGTATACGAGACGGCCAGATCTTCTTGACTCTTATTCTTTATCGGAGCAAGAAAAAAGATGGGTGGACGAGTGGAAAAACAGCTAG
- the dprA gene encoding DNA-processing protein DprA: MKELNTDRKIVLLRLLHTMSPSLLYKWWKEDSTLSLTPQSFHPLSILSNGKTKVGELSYELERKFPILQQTLADIKSSGIEAIPISSDEYPLWLKSIHDPPPVLFAKGKKEIMHHHPLIGIVGTRHPSPYGVKAVRSLVRDLTEEGIVIVSGLAKGIDGLAHQTAIQAGGSTIGVIAGGFHHIYPKENHQLASQMAESHLLLSEHPPYETPQKWQFPLRNRIISGLSKGIVVIQGREKSGSLITAYQALEQGREVFAVPGPIFDPCSLGPFKLIQEGAKLVVSKQDVMEELRISPVHYWEHS, encoded by the coding sequence ATGAAAGAACTGAACACTGACAGGAAAATAGTATTATTAAGGTTGCTGCACACTATGTCTCCATCCCTGCTTTACAAATGGTGGAAAGAAGATAGCACCCTTTCCCTTACTCCTCAAAGCTTCCATCCGTTATCAATTCTTTCGAATGGAAAAACGAAAGTGGGTGAATTGTCTTACGAATTGGAACGCAAATTTCCTATTTTGCAGCAAACGCTGGCAGACATAAAGTCCTCTGGCATCGAAGCCATTCCAATTTCTTCAGACGAATATCCTCTTTGGCTAAAGTCCATTCATGATCCTCCACCTGTTTTATTTGCCAAAGGAAAAAAAGAAATCATGCATCATCATCCTCTCATCGGTATCGTCGGCACGAGACACCCTTCTCCTTATGGAGTAAAAGCGGTAAGATCATTAGTTAGAGACCTTACGGAAGAGGGGATCGTCATTGTAAGCGGACTGGCAAAAGGAATTGACGGACTAGCTCATCAAACTGCCATTCAAGCAGGCGGAAGTACGATAGGAGTCATTGCAGGCGGATTTCATCATATTTACCCGAAAGAAAACCACCAGCTTGCTTCACAAATGGCAGAATCTCATTTGCTCCTCTCAGAGCATCCTCCATATGAAACACCCCAAAAATGGCAATTCCCATTGAGAAATCGAATAATCAGCGGATTAAGCAAGGGAATCGTGGTTATACAAGGAAGAGAGAAAAGCGGATCATTGATTACAGCTTATCAAGCTCTAGAACAAGGGCGTGAGGTATTTGCGGTCCCAGGCCCAATCTTTGATCCTTGCTCGCTTGGACCATTCAAATTAATCCAGGAAGGCGCGAAATTAGTTGTTTCCAAACAGGATGTTATGGAAGAATTACGGATATCACCTGTTCATTATTGGGAACATTCGTAA
- the sucD gene encoding succinate--CoA ligase subunit alpha, giving the protein MSVFVNKDTKVIVQGITGSTALFHTKQMLDYGTKIVAGVTPGKGGTMVEGVPVFHTVEEAVKNTGANASVIYVPAPFAADAILEAVDAELDIVICITEHIPVLDMVKVKRYMEGKKTRLIGPNCPGVITPEECKIGIMPGYIHKKGHVGVVSRSGTLTYEAVHQLSEAGVGQSTAVGIGGDPVNGTNFIDVLNEFNNDPETHAVIMIGEIGGTAEEEAAEWVKAHMTKPVVGFIGGQTAPPGKRMGHAGAIISGGKGTAEEKMKTMKACGIEVAETPSVMGETLIKVLKESGLFETCKTH; this is encoded by the coding sequence ATGAGTGTATTTGTTAATAAAGATACGAAAGTAATCGTCCAAGGGATAACCGGTTCTACTGCTTTATTTCATACGAAGCAAATGCTTGACTACGGGACAAAAATTGTTGCCGGAGTCACACCGGGAAAAGGCGGTACTATGGTTGAAGGAGTTCCAGTATTTCATACGGTCGAAGAGGCAGTGAAAAATACAGGTGCGAATGCATCAGTCATTTATGTTCCGGCACCGTTTGCTGCGGATGCGATCTTAGAGGCGGTCGATGCTGAGCTTGACATTGTCATTTGTATCACGGAGCATATTCCTGTTTTGGATATGGTAAAAGTGAAGAGGTATATGGAAGGCAAAAAAACGCGTCTGATTGGTCCAAACTGCCCTGGAGTCATAACTCCTGAAGAATGCAAAATAGGCATTATGCCGGGTTATATTCACAAAAAAGGGCATGTTGGCGTAGTCTCTCGTTCGGGAACATTAACGTATGAGGCGGTTCATCAGCTATCTGAGGCGGGGGTCGGCCAATCGACTGCTGTTGGAATTGGCGGAGATCCTGTAAACGGTACCAATTTTATCGATGTTCTTAACGAATTTAATAATGATCCAGAAACCCACGCTGTGATCATGATTGGCGAAATCGGCGGAACGGCTGAAGAAGAAGCAGCTGAGTGGGTGAAAGCCCATATGACGAAGCCAGTTGTCGGTTTTATCGGCGGACAAACGGCTCCTCCGGGAAAACGTATGGGCCACGCAGGAGCGATCATTTCCGGGGGAAAAGGAACTGCTGAAGAAAAAATGAAAACGATGAAGGCATGCGGCATCGAGGTTGCAGAAACGCCTTCTGTAATGGGTGAAACACTGATTAAGGTTCTTAAAGAGAGCGGATTATTTGAAACATGCAAAACCCACTAA
- the rplS gene encoding 50S ribosomal protein L19 has product MQKLIDELTKEQLRSDLPAFRPGDTLRVHVKVVEGNRERIQIFEGVVIKRRGGGISETFTVRKISYGVGVERTFPLHTPKIAKIEVVRYGKVRRAKLYYLRNLRGKAARIKEIRR; this is encoded by the coding sequence ATGCAAAAATTAATTGATGAACTTACAAAAGAACAATTGCGTTCAGATCTGCCTGCGTTTCGTCCCGGTGATACTCTTCGCGTACACGTGAAGGTTGTTGAGGGAAACCGTGAGCGTATCCAGATATTTGAAGGTGTTGTCATCAAGCGTCGTGGCGGAGGAATCAGCGAAACATTCACCGTACGTAAGATTTCTTACGGTGTTGGAGTTGAGCGTACATTCCCATTGCACACACCTAAAATCGCTAAGATTGAAGTTGTGCGCTACGGTAAAGTCCGCCGTGCTAAGCTTTACTATCTGCGTAATCTTCGCGGAAAAGCAGCACGTATTAAAGAAATCAGACGATAA
- a CDS encoding EscU/YscU/HrcU family type III secretion system export apparatus switch protein — protein sequence MRNDHQLRRAVALKYNEQKDLAPKVTAKGEGLLAEEIIKLGEEAGVPIERNPVLVQLMKNLTVDEQIPEALYEVVAEVFSFVYRMDKEASSKD from the coding sequence ATGAGAAACGATCACCAGCTCAGGAGGGCTGTTGCCTTAAAATACAATGAGCAAAAGGACCTCGCCCCGAAAGTAACTGCAAAAGGGGAAGGGCTTCTTGCAGAAGAAATTATTAAGCTTGGAGAAGAAGCAGGCGTACCGATTGAAAGAAATCCTGTGCTTGTCCAATTAATGAAAAACTTAACGGTTGATGAACAGATCCCGGAGGCACTTTACGAGGTAGTAGCTGAGGTTTTTTCATTTGTTTATCGTATGGATAAAGAAGCATCATCAAAAGACTAG